In Trichoderma asperellum chromosome 1, complete sequence, a single window of DNA contains:
- a CDS encoding uncharacterized protein (EggNog:ENOG41) encodes MAPTKTSRKDHDDHKADTPTGGKNGHGSTKMRRGASQQTHAALNRELHAAPTSAPVQVPTEPLLPSLPWASFERRSLHAYLREHELTTPSSYTSSFHNWVLSRPGSLGLYSPTMVRKQQIKRQSKDQLALAVRKHFNGLGIQENDVIVDFIYKVRNHQGVKDQSPTKYSIEVAD; translated from the exons ATGGCTCCGACCAAGACCTCGCGAAAAGATCATGACGACCATAAAGCCGATACTCCCACCGGAGGCAAGAACGGCCATGGCTCTACAAAGATGCGCCGTGGCGCCAGCCAGCAGACTCACGCTGCTCTGAACCGCGAGCTGCATGCCGCTCCCACGTCGGCGCCCGTGCAAGTGCCGACCGAGCCTCTTCTACCCAGC CTTCCCTGGGCCTCCTTCGAGCGGCGATCCCTCCACGCCTACCTCCGCGAGCACGAACTCACCACACCGTCCTCCTACACCAGCTCCTTTCACAATTGGGTGCTGTCACGACCCGGCAGCTTGGGCTTATACTCTCCCACCATGGTCCGCAAGCAGCAGATCAAGCGACAGTCCAAAGACCAGCTCGCCTTGGCCGTGCGCAAGCACTTCAATGGGCTGGGCATCCAAGAAAACGATGTCATTGTCGACTTCATCTACAAAGTCCGCAACCACCAAGGTGTCAAGGACCAATCACCGACTAAATACAGCATCGAGGTGGCAGATTGA
- a CDS encoding uncharacterized protein (TransMembrane:1 (n13-24c32/33o42-61i)): protein MLLPRALEGREKSVSPLGIASLLAPLMPGSSNSPFCRESDKAGKPFSFFLYFLFFSFAAAAKKKRSSETHRGPWIFIVESSGPHEISTAVDMGPNKTMRRGRPGHSVEEPSYSAHQARRGWIIIVSAYLPVADFANVNAKEQKHRLIELHTTAVHHSISGRQADARKGWWRGPKSAANVQASQPPTP, encoded by the exons ATGCTACTTCCACGAGCCTTGGAGGGCAGAGAGAAGTCCGTAAGCCCATTGGGTATCGCGAGCCTGTTGGCCCCGTTGATGCCTGGGTCCTCTAATTCGCCCTTCTGTCGGGAGTCTGATAAAGC TGGCAaacctttttccttcttcctttatttcttatttttctcttttgccgctgccgcgaaaaaaaaaaggtcgagCGAGACCCATCGAGGACCCTGGATTTTCATCGTCGAGAGCTCTGGCCCTCACGAGATCAGCACTGCTGTGGATATGGGCCCGAACAAGACGATGCGCCGTGGCAGGCCTGGTCATTCGGTCGAGGAACCATCTTATAGCGCGCATCAAGCCAGGCGGGGGTggataataatagttagtgCCTACTTGCCTGTGGCAGACTTCGCAAATGTCAATGcaaaagagcaaaagcaTAGACTAATAGAACTACATACTACTGCTGTGCACCATAGTATAAGCGGACGGCAAGCAGATGCAAGAAAGGGATGGTGGAGGGGGCCGAAAAGCGCCGCCAACGTCCAAGCCAGCCAGCCGCCGACTCCATAA
- a CDS encoding uncharacterized protein (BUSCO:EOG092D35RA), translated as MSNLLSKAAAPARALAKSHNLSGRPKIQQCLRKGAQLHTALFRTGSERPNARKEHKSARVSQRTFHATNTLSQKDPYKALGVNKSATAAEIKKAYYGLAKKFHPDTNKDPTAKDKFGEIQSAYEILSDPKKREQYDQFGDASFDPNAAAGANPFAGAAGGNPFAGFGAQGGFGGGFGGGFNFEDLFSAFGGGRRSNPFQQEILVGDNIEAHVSISFMEAAKGTSQSITITPVESCNTCSGSGLKAGAQRSQCHTCDGTGTRVHYAQGGFQMASTCGSCGGTGSTIPKSSECRTCSGQGVVRNKKTITVDIPAGIEDGMRLRIDGAGDAPITGRSTSPNSRAQNGDLYVFVRVATDPKFGREGSNILYTANIPLTTAILGGQVTIPTLDGSVNLKVATGTNTGDKVTLPGMGMKRLGSRRAGSGDLKVEFRVRMPKSLSASQRTILEMLADEMDDKSARRVMNVSSRSEGHSKT; from the exons ATGTCAAATCTCCTCTCCAAGGCCGCAGCTCCGGCGCGGGCACTTGCAAAGAGCCACAACCTCTCGGGACGTCCGAAAATCCAGCAATGCCTGCGTAAAGGCGCTCAGCTTCACACGGCGTTATTTCGCACTGGATCCGAAAGACCCAATGCCCGGAAAGAGCACAAGTCGGCTCGTGTATCACAGAGG ACCTTCCATGCTACCAATACCTTGTCGCAAAAGGATCCCTACAAGGCCCTCGGTGTAAACAAGTCTGCGACGGCTGCTGAGATTAAGAAAGCGTACTACGGCTTGGCGAAGAAGTTTCACCCCGATACGAACAAGGACCCTACGGCCAAGGATAAGTTTGGCGAGATCCAATCCGCCTACGAGATCCTCTCCGAtccgaagaagagggagcagTACGACCAGTTTGGCGATGCGAGCTTCGATCCCaacgcagcagctggagccaATCCGTTTGCCGGAGCTGCGGGCGGCAATCCTTTTGCAGGATTCGGTGCTCAGGGTGGCTTTGGAGGCGGCTTTGGCGGAGGTTTCAACTTTGAGGATCTGTTTTCGGCATTTGGCGGGGGCCGTCGATCGAACCCTTTCCAACAGGAGATTTTGGTGGGCGATAACATCGAGGCCCATGTGAGCATCAGCTTCATGGAGGCTGCCAAGGGCACTAGCCaatccatcaccatcacgCCGGTGGAATCTTGCAACACATGCTCTGGAAGTGGCTTGAAGGCTGGCGCACAGCGGTCGCAGTGCCACACTTGCGATGGAACAGGCACACGGGTGCATTATGCGCAGGGTGGCTTCCAGATGGCCTCGACGTGTGGATCCTGCGGCGGTACTGGTTCAACCATCCCAAAGAGTTCCGAGTGCCGGACGTGCTCTGGACAGGGTGTTGTGCGCAACAAGAAGACCATTACTGTCGACATTCCGGCCGGTATCGAGGACGGCATGCGACTCCGGATAGACGGCGCCGGCGATGCTCCCATCACCGGAAGATCCACATCCCCCAATTCCCGGGCCCAGAACGGAGATCTCTACGTCTTCGTGCGAGTGGCGACCGATCCCAAGTTTGGTCGCGAGGGCTCCAACATTCTCTACACAGCAAACATTCCTCTCACCACGGCCATCCTGGGTGGACAGGTCACGATTCCCACACTGGACGGATCCGTTAATCTCAAGGTGGCTACCGGCACCAACACAGGCGACAAGGTTACTCTGCCTGGCATGGGTATGAAGCGACTCGGCTCACGAAGGGCGGGATCCGGTGACTTGAAGGTCGAGTTCCGAGTCAGGATGCCCAAGTCGCTCAGCGCCAGCCAGCGAACCATTCTCGAGATGCTCGCCGATGAGATGGACGACAAGTCAGCTCGCCGCGTCATGAACGTTTCGTCAAGGTCAGAAGGACATTCCAAAACCTGA
- the DBP10 gene encoding ATP-dependent RNA helicase dbp10 (BUSCO:EOG092D0Y8Q) has protein sequence MPSRRAASPAASEPELDILDSLYPGEGENGGQSFGADGEDGLDFDGFLNAGAGGEGDDDDEAFIALQQAASYRKASNLKGRTVKKGGGFQAMGLNANILKAIARKGFSVPTPIQRKTIPLVLERRDVVGMARTGSGKTAAFVIPMIERLRAHSSKFGARALILSPSRELAIQTLKVVKELGRGTDLKAVLLVGGDSLEEQFGFMSANPDIVIATPGRFLHLKVEMNLDLSSIKYVVFDEADRLFEMGFATQLTEILHALPPSRQTLLFSATLPASLVEFARAGLQDPSLVRLDADTKMSPDLEIAFFSVKGAEKEGSLLHILHDVIRVPLGPPASAQDTTENNSKKRKRGPDGGAGKPTEHSTIIFTATKHHVEYLYNLLQQAGFATSHVYGSLDQTARRIQVEDFRNGKTNLLVVTDVAARGIDIPVLANVINYDFPPQPKVFIHRVGRTARAGQRGWAYSLVRDIDAPYLLDLQLFLGKKLVVGQAEKNPSYTEDVVVGSLQRDSVGTHMEWFNKFMNESEDVSALRAVAAKAEKLYMKTRNSASSQSAKRSREEVASRGWSQLHPLFGEDVDDAEEARAAMLAKISNFKPQETIFEIGQGDKASSAAAEVMKELRKRVKPRKQEDKQDDEDMEVDDDFGGAQAQDSDDDDDMNEDEEEDDYGNDDLEVTVTNTGKSKKEKGRTDWRDNDVFMSYTPRTVNAAEERGYGVHSGGNNASSFVELARDAAMDLTNDETAKAFGAPTRPRMRWDPKSKKYVNSANDEDGSKGARLITGESGVKIAASFQSGRFDKWKKAHRVHKLPQVGELVKPGGGNGVGHIPSGVRYKHNKEQAPKEADKYRDDFEKRKKRVNEAREKRVGRFKDGMGSKKEVKDVNDIRRARQEKERKRAKTGRHQVKGKGGKRR, from the exons ATGCCCAGCCGTCGTGCAGCATCGCCTGCTGCTTCCGAGCCGGAGCTGGATATTCTTGACTCCTTATACCCCGGCGAAGGCGAGAATGGAGGAcagagcttcggcgcagATGGCGAAGATGGACTCGATTTTGATGGCTTTCTCAACGCCGGCGCGGGAGGAGagggcgacgatgacgatgaggcaTTCAttgcgctgcagcaggcaGCTTCATATCGCAAAGCGTCCAATCTGAAGGGCAGAACGGTCAAGAAGGGCGGTGGTTTCCAAGCAAtgg GTCTCAATGCAAATATCCTCAAAGCCATTGCCCGCAAGGGTTTCTCAGTCCCGACGCCGATCCAGAGAAAAACGATCCCCTTAGTTCTCGAAAGGCGAGATGTGGTTGGCATGGCCAGAACAGGTTCGGGAAAGACGGCCGCCTTCGTCATCCCCATGATTGAGCGACTGCGCGCACACAGCTCCAAGTTTGGTGCCCGAGCGCTCATCCTTTCGCCCTCGCGAGAACTGGCCATCCAGACCCTCAAGGTTGTCAAGGAACTTGGTCGCGGAACAGATCTCAAGGCCGTGCTTTTGGTCGGAGGTGATAGCTTGGAGGAGCAGTTTGGCTTCATGTCTGCCAACCCGGATATTGTGATTGCCACCCCTGGTCGATTCTTGCATCTAAAGGTCGAGATGAACCTTGATCTCTCATCAATCAAATACGTCGTCTTCGACGAGGCCGATCGACTCTTCGAAATGGGTTTCGCTACTCAGTTGACCGAAATTTTACACGCGCTCCCTCCTTCAAGACAgactctcctcttctccgcgACGCTTCCCGCTTCATTAGTCGAGTTTGCCCGCGCCGGTCTTCAGGATCCTAGTCTTGTGCGACTCGATGCGGATACCAAGATGTCCCCGGACCTGGAAATTGCATTCTTCTCCGTCAAGGGAGCTGAAAAGGAAGGCTCCCTGCTCCATATCCTCCATGATGTGATCAGAGTCCCTCTCGGCCCCCCCGCGAGCGCACAGGATACGACGGAAAACAATTCCAAGAAGCGAAAGCGTGGACCAGATGGCGGCGCCGGAAAGCCAACAGAGCACTCCACCATCATTTTCACAGCCACAAAGCATCACGTCGAGTACCTTTACAACCTATTACAGCAAGCCGGATTTGCAACTTCTCATGTCTATGGTTCCCTGGACCAAACCGCTAGAAGAATACAGGTAGAAGATTTCCGAAATGGCAAAACAAATCTGTTAGTCGTCACAGATGTCGCTGCCAGAGGTATCGACATTCCCGTGTTGGCCAACGTCATCAACTACGACTTCCCCCCGCAACCCAAAGTATTTATCCACAGAGTTGGTCGTACAGCTCGTGCCGGCCAGAGGGGTTGGGCTTACAGTTTAGTGCGAGATATTGATGCCCCGTATCTGCTGGATCTGCAGCTTTTCCTGGGCAAGAAATTGGTTGTTGGGCAGGCAGAGAAGAATCCATCATACACTGAAGATGTCGTTGTTGGGTCTCTGCAGCGAGATTCAGTAGGAACGCACATGGAATGGTTCAACAAGTTCATGAACGAAAGCGAAGATGTCAGCGCCTTACGAGCTGTTGCCGCGAAAGCAGAGAAGCTCTACATGAAGACTCGAAACTCGGCTTCAAGTCAGAGCGCAAAGCGTTCAAGAGAAGAAGTAGCATCTCGGGGTTGGTCACAGCTGCATCCCCTTTTCGGCGAGGACGTCGACGACGCAGAGGAGGCTCGAGCCGCCATGTTAGCCAAGATTAGCAACTTCAAGCCTCAGGAGACCATTTTCGAGATTGGGCAGGGAGACAAGGCATCAAGTGCGGCAGCAGAAGTGATGAAGGAGCTACGCAAGAGAGTCAAGCCACGCAAGCAGGAAGACAAgcaagacgatgaagacatgGAAGTCGACGACGATTTCGGCGGTGCCCAGGCCCAAgacagcgatgacgacgatgacatgaacgaagatgaagaagaagacgactaCGGCAACGACGATCTCGAAGTCACAGTCACAAACACCGGCAAGTccaagaaggaaaagggccGCACCGACTGGCGCGACAACGACGTCTTCATGTCCTACACCCCTCGCACCGTCAACGCCGCTGAAGAGCGCGGCTACGGCGTCCACTCCGGCGGCAACAACGCCTCCTCCTTTGTCGAGCTCGCCCGCGACGCCGCCATGGATCTCACAAACGACGAGACGGCCAAGGCCTTTGGCGCGCCGACCCGCCCGCGCATGCGCTGGGACCCAAAGTCCAAAAAGTACGTCAACAGCGCCAACGACGAGGACGGCTCCAAGGGCGCGCGCCTCATCACCGGCGAGAGCGGCGTCAAGATTGCGGCGAGCTTCCAGAGCGGCCGGTTCGACAAGTGGAAGAAGGCCCACCGCGTGCACAAGCTGCCCCAGGTGGGCGAGCTGGTCAAGCCGGGCGGCGGCAACGGCGTGGGCCACATCCCCTCGGGCGTGCGGTACAAGCATAACAAGGAGCAGGCGCCCAAGGAGGCCGACAAGTATCGGGATGACTttgagaagcgcaagaagagGGTTAACGAGGCTCGTGAGAAGCGCGTTGGCCGCTTCAAGGATGGTATGGGAAGCAAGAAGGAGGTTAAGGATGTGAATGACATACGGAGGGCGAGacaggagaaggagaggaagagggccAAGACGGGCAGACATCAGGTCAAGGGTAAAGGAGGCAAAAGGAGATAA
- a CDS encoding uncharacterized protein (EggNog:ENOG41) yields the protein MLGRLLHLGSGGQSTGPTQSNNGSRPILSLESVQEDSHTRNLLFPDAQDLYQHRNDQVFPFFAPPVTSTASPANAFDYNDDVELDVKDVRVIIMQDALGPTNASLLYDSHPLPESAASAERHSTATQDLKRPAPFSPRKGSQSQAPRPTGIHTDGSQLRQGAFDRRASVHGRSPSFGETDGQRAAREYREELATFSSCIFGNSELMAYKGTSTKVHVVPSEPRTTEYGSSVFGDGRSSIGRASGRSSKLSQSYSSQTMSPTHPPLPTGASTPRQSERKKVLITRLFPVTLAADDLDTVTPPSRYSEDNGGFPFPPTGDESAAKKKKPQPKQRRTPMYAVVLVVQLPPSPSRMSSAVPPKPVFREPGSYNDQDLFSSSYSSTRASGWNMSGSGLYGEATDSSFSIDVEDRIDSLTKHWDIVMRTLTHLQSVVSFRLHTMLKQTDMASPGPYSANLSSRRPSVTTGGRLDESRIKPSKSTTKLVSLLPNCLSDDVHIASEVGLARTRVVMGLSASRVVTGQGRWGIWRDEAIWTCKWAAGLHQGVFLHTLLTGFLATHVDWLQALSSPTYRRRALIRKQNQNEDDLSLPARTIIISEDKMAARRIIFLLSAFLPANQQVHGPRVHRPSTSGASVGAFSNSPPSYVVPVVREESLRRKINRRTGFGRTSHSRTASQSTRSGTLSSQMGHLNITDPSSHHRRASDAASIRTPGLPIPGHDLMTRKSSVATSTIMQDSTTPHFSTIQRTDSLRRRRPGSSGSAAADDLKRSLKRGESGGAGGSRPPSQGLRWSSIMSGLWNARRRESMDSGSTYSQASDLRSPIKAGFPQSNRLSDMGRELAPHEEVPGKSSAHLRQSSNARDVDATRGNAERTRKSFTQADRTPDPTGAFESPVKTSINADDGVIDVDVPFPDYIASFESAISSPSSSGYLSTPGLPGLESFEQTGRISIDGDLPLNAAGWLNRFHPDFVLQGVPPQEDLLEKVKAALQAEPTPAVLQSGNDDVSERWVDVSSALVVDTTTDSILRITYRRLVKPKPIAENIVGGVAITPSALPQETMLDEKWVEELVSVPDDTLSEALEKVIHLIPDSSKEHSSASSQVHVDILGPLDTGSNMPDTLSEVTQIPEPPLEIPRRQCKTVVLSALEDTIRDVIDRNDDDTPNNFGRKQQPAASENVLRLAVRQWANTLDSSE from the coding sequence ATGCTAGGAAGGCTTCTGCATCTCGGCTCCGGAGGCCAGTCCACAGGTCCTACTCAGTCCAACAATGGCTCACGACCCATCCTTTCCCTGGAATCCGTCCAGGAAGACTCTCACACCCGCAACCTGCTTTTCCCCGACGCCCAGGATCTCTATCAACACCGCAACGACCAAGTgtttcctttctttgccCCTCCGGTAACCTCTACCGCATCACCAGCAAACGCTTTCGACTACAACGATGACGTCGAACTCGATGTCAAGGACGTTCGCGTCATCATCATGCAGGATGCTCTGGGTCCCACTAATGCATCTCTGCTTTACGATAGCCACCCTCTTCCCGAGTCCGCAGCTTCCGCTGAAAGGCATTCTACTGCCACTCAGGATCTCAAAAGACCGGCCCCCTTTTCGCCTCGCAAGGGAAGCCAAAGCCAGGCTCCACGCCCAACAGGCATTCATACTGATGGCTCTCAGCTTCGCCAAGGGGCGTTTGATCGCCGAGCCTCGGTACATGGCCGTAGCCCCAGTTTTGGAGAAACTGATGGGCAGCGAGCTGCACGCGAGTATCGAGAGGAGCTGGCTaccttctccagctgcatcTTTGGCAACTCGGAGCTCATGGCTTACAAAGGCACCTCCACAAAGGTCCATGTCGTGCCATCCGAGCCACGCACAACAGAGTATGGCAGCTCAGTGTTTGGGGATGGCCGCAGCTCTATCGGGCGTGCTAGTGGGCGCTCAAGCAAGCTGTCCCAGTCCTATTCTTCTCAGACCATGTCTCCAACACATCCACCACTGCCCACCGGCGCGTCTACCCCACGCCAGAGTGAGCGAAAGAAAGTCCTCATCACTCGGCTCTTCCCCGTAActcttgctgctgatgacTTGGATACTGTCACACCGCCAAGCCGGTATTCAGAGGATAATGGGGGCTTTCCATTTCCGCCAACCGGCGACGAGTCtgcggccaagaagaagaagccacaGCCAAAACAGAGGCGCACGCCAATGTATGCTGTAGTCCTTGTCGTACAGCTCCCACCTTCTCCGTCACGCATGTCTTCGGCCGTACCCCCCAAGCCTGTCTTTCGCGAGCCGGGATCGTACAATGACCAAGATCTATTCTCTTCGTCCTACAGTTCGACTCGTGCGTCTGGCTGGAATATGTCGGGGTCGGGCCTTTATGGCGAAGCTACAGACTCGTCATTCTCCATCGACGTCGAGGACCGCATCGATTCGCTTACGAAGCACTGGGACATTGTCATGCGCACCTTGACCCATCTCCAATCTGTCGTCTCATTCAGGTTACACACCATGCTCAAACAAACCGACATGGCATCTCCGGGGCCGTACTCGGCAAATTTGAGCTCCAGAAGGCCGTCCGTTACCACCGGTGGGCGACTGGATGAGTCTCGGATCAAGCCGTCCAAGAGCACTACCAAACTTGTCTCTCTGCTCCCAAACTGTCTCTCAGATGATGTGCATATTGCATCAGAAGTCGGTCTTGCCAGGACCAGAGTTGTAATGGGTTTGAGTGCTTCCCGTGTCGTCACTGGACAGGGGCGTTGGGGGATTTGGCGTGACGAGGCCATCTGGACTTGCAAATGGGCTGCCGGCCTACACCAAGGCGTCTTCCTTCATACCCTGCTTACCGGCTTTTTGGCCACCCATGTCGACTGGCTGCAGGCACTCAGCTCTCCTACCTACCGCCGACGAGCACTGATTCGAAAACAGAATCAAAATGAGGATGATTTGTCGCTGCCAGCGCGGACTATTATCATCTCGGAGGACAAAATGGCCGCACGGCGCATcatctttttgctttctgcGTTTTTGCCAGCGAACCAACAAGTCCACGGCCCTCGAGTACATCGACCAAGCACGTCGGGTGCTTCGGTTGGCGCCTTTTCAAATTCGCCTCCTTCATATGTTGTCCCCGTTGTACGAGAGGAGTCGCTTCGCCGCAAGATTAACCGCCGCACCGGCTTTGGGCGCACTTCTCACTCCAGAACAGCAAGCCAGAGCACCCGGAGTGGAACCTTGTCGTCCCAGATGGGACACTTGAACATTACGGATCCCTCAAGTCACCACAGGCGCGCTTCTGATGCAGCTTCCATTCGAACTCCTGGCCTTCCCATCCCAGGCCATGACCTGATGACCCGGAAAAGTAGCGTTGCTACTTCTACCATCATGCAGGACTCAACCACGCCGCATTTCTCAACTATTCAACGGACCGATAGCCttaggcggcggcggccggGAAGTAGTGGCAGCGCAGCGGCAGATGACCTGAAGCGATCTCTCAAAAGGGGAGAGAGCGGCGGTGCTGGAGGTTCTCGCCCGCCAAGCCAAGGACTGCGATGGAGTAGCATAATGAGCGGGCTATGGAATGCACGCCGTCGTGAGTCTATGGATAGCGGCAGCACTTACAGCCAAGCTAGCGACCTCCGATCGCCAATCAAAGCAGGCTTTCCCCAGTCGAACAGACTGTCTGACATGGGCCGTGAGCTCGCCCCTCATGAAGAAGTACCAGGGAAGTCGTCGGCACACCTGCGTCAGTCGAGTAATGCTAGGGATGTCGATGCGACGCGAGGAAACGCTGAGCGCACTCGAAAATCCTTTACTCAGGCTGACAGGACACCAGATCCCACTGGCGCCTTTGAGTCTCCAGTCAAGACATCAATCAATGCCGATGATGGTGTTATCGATGTCGATGTTCCATTTCCCGACTACATTGCCTCTTTTGAATCTGCCATTAGCTCTCCTTCTAGCAGTGGATACCTTTCGACACCAGGCCTGCCCGGCCTTGAATCTTTTGAGCAAACCGGACGTATCTCGATCGATGGTGATCTGCCCCTTAATGCGGCTGGCTGGTTAAACCGTTTCCATCCTGACTTCGTCTTGCAAGGAGTTCCTCCTCAGGAGGACCTTCTCGAGAAGGTCAAAGCTGCACTTCAAGCTGAGCCGACGCCTGCTGTGCTCCAGTCTGGTAACGATGATGTCTCTGAGCGCTGGGTTGATGTGAGCTCTGCTCTAGTCGTGGACACAACTACAGATTCTATTCTCCGCATTACATACCGCCGACTGGTTAAGCCAAAACCAATAGCAGAAAACATTGTTGGAGGTGTTGCAATCACTCCCTCAGCTTTGCCTCAGGAAACCATGTTGGATGAGAAGTGGGTTGAAGAATTGGTATCTGTGCCAGATGATACATTGTCAGAAGCCTTGGAAAAGGTCATTCATCTCATCCCAGACTCTAGCAAAGAACAttcttccgcttcttctCAGGTTCACGTCGACATCCTTGGGCCTCTCGACACCGGCAGCAACATGCCTGATACGCTTTCGGAGGTTACGCAGATACCGGAGCCTCCTCTCGAAATACCCCGGAGACAGTGTAAGACGGTGGTGCTTTCTGCCCTTGAAGATACGATTCGAGATGTTATTGATCGCAACGACGATGACACCCCTAACAACTTCGGACGAAAGCAGCAACCTGCGGCTTCGGAGAACGTACTACGCCTAGCAGTGAGGCAATGGGCAAACACTCTTGACTCAAGTGAATGA
- a CDS encoding uncharacterized protein (BUSCO:EOG092D35RA), producing MSNLLSKAAAPARALAKSHNLSGRPKIQQCLRKGAQLHTALFRTGSERPNARKEHKSARVSQRTFHATNTLSQKDPYKALGVNKSATAAEIKKAYYGLAKKFHPDTNKDPTAKDKFGEIQSAYEILSDPKKREQYDQFGDASFDPNAAAGANPFAGAAGGNPFAGFGAQGGFGGGFGGGFNFEDLFSAFGGGRRSNPFQQEILVGDNIEAHVSISFMEAAKGTSQSITITPVESCNTCSGSGLKAGAQRSQCHTCDGTGTRVHYAQGGFQMASTCGSCGGTGSTIPKSSECRTCSGQGVVRNKKTITVDIPAGIEDGMRLRIDGAGDAPITGRSTSPNSRAQNGDLYVFVRVATDPKFGREGSNILYTANIPLTTAILGGQVTIPTLDGSVNLKVATGTNTGDKVTLPGMGMKRLGSRRAGSGDLKVEFRVRMPKSLSASQRTILEMLADEMDDKSARRVMNVSSSSSSSSDPNDPNSHKDEGFLKSVWHTLTNHPAHEKDGASSGTSGSTSESKTDDKGKKENKPTSD from the exons ATGTCAAATCTCCTCTCCAAGGCCGCAGCTCCGGCGCGGGCACTTGCAAAGAGCCACAACCTCTCGGGACGTCCGAAAATCCAGCAATGCCTGCGTAAAGGCGCTCAGCTTCACACGGCGTTATTTCGCACTGGATCCGAAAGACCCAATGCCCGGAAAGAGCACAAGTCGGCTCGTGTATCACAGAGG ACCTTCCATGCTACCAATACCTTGTCGCAAAAGGATCCCTACAAGGCCCTCGGTGTAAACAAGTCTGCGACGGCTGCTGAGATTAAGAAAGCGTACTACGGCTTGGCGAAGAAGTTTCACCCCGATACGAACAAGGACCCTACGGCCAAGGATAAGTTTGGCGAGATCCAATCCGCCTACGAGATCCTCTCCGAtccgaagaagagggagcagTACGACCAGTTTGGCGATGCGAGCTTCGATCCCaacgcagcagctggagccaATCCGTTTGCCGGAGCTGCGGGCGGCAATCCTTTTGCAGGATTCGGTGCTCAGGGTGGCTTTGGAGGCGGCTTTGGCGGAGGTTTCAACTTTGAGGATCTGTTTTCGGCATTTGGCGGGGGCCGTCGATCGAACCCTTTCCAACAGGAGATTTTGGTGGGCGATAACATCGAGGCCCATGTGAGCATCAGCTTCATGGAGGCTGCCAAGGGCACTAGCCaatccatcaccatcacgCCGGTGGAATCTTGCAACACATGCTCTGGAAGTGGCTTGAAGGCTGGCGCACAGCGGTCGCAGTGCCACACTTGCGATGGAACAGGCACACGGGTGCATTATGCGCAGGGTGGCTTCCAGATGGCCTCGACGTGTGGATCCTGCGGCGGTACTGGTTCAACCATCCCAAAGAGTTCCGAGTGCCGGACGTGCTCTGGACAGGGTGTTGTGCGCAACAAGAAGACCATTACTGTCGACATTCCGGCCGGTATCGAGGACGGCATGCGACTCCGGATAGACGGCGCCGGCGATGCTCCCATCACCGGAAGATCCACATCCCCCAATTCCCGGGCCCAGAACGGAGATCTCTACGTCTTCGTGCGAGTGGCGACCGATCCCAAGTTTGGTCGCGAGGGCTCCAACATTCTCTACACAGCAAACATTCCTCTCACCACGGCCATCCTGGGTGGACAGGTCACGATTCCCACACTGGACGGATCCGTTAATCTCAAGGTGGCTACCGGCACCAACACAGGCGACAAGGTTACTCTGCCTGGCATGGGTATGAAGCGACTCGGCTCACGAAGGGCGGGATCCGGTGACTTGAAGGTCGAGTTCCGAGTCAGGATGCCCAAGTCGCTCAGCGCCAGCCAGCGAACCATTCTCGAGATGCTCGCCGATGAGATGGACGACAAGTCAGCTCGCCGCGTCATGAACGTTTCGTCAAG CTCCAGTTCCAGCTCTGACCCTAATGACCCCAACTCCCACAAGGACGAAGGATTCCTCAAGTCCGTATGGCATACGCTGACTAACCATCCTGCTCACGAGAAGGATGGAGCCTCATCAGGCACATCAGGATCTACCAGTGAATCGAAAACCGATgacaagggaaagaaggagaacaaGCCTACTTCTGACTAA